The stretch of DNA ATCCCGAAACAAAAGAAGGGGCACCTCGCAGTTGCGAAGTACCCCTTCTTTTCGGGAGTGAATGCTTAAGCGGTTGCCGAACGCTAATTAGGAACGATCATCAAACCTGCCACGAAAGCGCTCGTCCATCCGGTCGGTAAATCCACCGCCACTTGATGGAGCGGATGGCCCTGGCCTCGAGCCAAGGGTTGCAGGCCGAGGAATCGCCGGAGTTTTGGCATCATTAGCGCGAATCATCCACAGACCTGCGCCAAACATGAGCAAAAAGCCAACCACACTGAGCGCTACGAACCAGAGATTTGTTTGGCTCAGAGCAATTCCGCCGATCAACACCACTAGGCCAAGAACGAAAATCGCAATAGCCTGGAGGGAAAAAGTGAAGCCACCGCCACCGTGGTGCTCCACCCCTGACACAGCAGAGCCGAACTTAGGGTCGTCAGCCAAGAGAGATTGCTCGATCTCCCTGAGCGCACGCAGCTCCTGTTCAGAAAGCGCCACAACTTCCTCCATCCCCTACGGCGAAAGTCTCAGTCCAGCTGGGAATCTATCGCGGATTCAACTTTGTACTACTCATCTCAACGTCAAGACTAATCCTAAAGTTCCCGTTTTTCGAAAAATCTAACTCCGCCCCCAAAGACACCTATGCAGCCACCGTAGTTTCAAGCCCAACCGACTCCACGAAGTCCAGAAACTGCTCAGACAAATTCAGCAATCGGAGGGCATCGACGGGCTCAAAATCTACCTCAAGCCCAGTGAGCAGCCGAGAACGCAGTTGAGAAAAACGAGCAAACTGTCGAGCCCACCCTTTTCCTGCTCCATCAACGAGCGATAATTGATCCCATGCACTCCGGGGCAACCGTTTCCGCTTCGCTATGGGGGAGGCTGCAACATAAGCACCTGCTGTGCGCAGCGCTGCTTGATAACTAAATTCGACCGCATCTGAATAGTTTCCCGCCCGATAGGCCCAGGATGCATCTCGGAGCAGCACGCTAGCTCGAGAAATCATCTGGATGTGCTTAATTTGTGGTCGACGAGCAAAACGAGTTGTTGCGGATACCACGGTATTCATCAGGATCACGTCCTCTGTGCGATGTATGTGTTTTGTTGCCCTTAACCCTAGAAGGAGGGGTCGACACGAACACCCACTAGCTAGAACAGGTGTTCGAATGGCAAAATCAGAACCGCCTTTAATTGCAGCCAAAAGTAAAAAGCTCCCACACCACAACCTCAATCATGATTCGATATATTTGTGCAGATTGAATTTCGACGACTGAGC from Corynebacterium epidermidicanis encodes:
- a CDS encoding DUF3040 domain-containing protein; this encodes MALSEQELRALREIEQSLLADDPKFGSAVSGVEHHGGGGFTFSLQAIAIFVLGLVVLIGGIALSQTNLWFVALSVVGFLLMFGAGLWMIRANDAKTPAIPRPATLGSRPGPSAPSSGGGFTDRMDERFRGRFDDRS
- a CDS encoding SAV_6107 family HEPN domain-containing protein: MNTVVSATTRFARRPQIKHIQMISRASVLLRDASWAYRAGNYSDAVEFSYQAALRTAGAYVAASPIAKRKRLPRSAWDQLSLVDGAGKGWARQFARFSQLRSRLLTGLEVDFEPVDALRLLNLSEQFLDFVESVGLETTVAA